One segment of Bacteroides caecimuris DNA contains the following:
- the araJ gene encoding MFS transporter AraJ produces the protein MKKSLIALAFGTLGLGIAEFVMMGILPDVAKDLGISIPTAGHFISAYALGVCVGAPVLTLARKYPLKHILLVLVTLIMIGNICAAMAPNYWVLLAARFISGLPHGAYFGVGSIVAEKLADKGKGSEAVSIMIAGMTIANLFGVPLGTSLSTMLSWRATFLLVGIWGIVILYYIWRWVPHVEGLKDTGFKGQFRFLKTPAPWLILGATALGNGGVFCWYSYINPMLTNVSGFSAESITPLMILAGFGMVVGNLISGRLSDRYTPGKVGTAAQALICIMLLLIFFLSPYKWAAALLMCLCTAGLFAVSSPEQVLIIRVSKGGEMLGAACVQVAFNLGNAIGAYAGGLAVSGGYRYPALAGVPFALIGFTLFLIFYKKYQAKY, from the coding sequence ATGAAGAAGAGTCTTATTGCATTGGCGTTCGGCACACTGGGATTAGGTATTGCCGAATTTGTAATGATGGGAATTTTGCCCGATGTGGCAAAAGATTTAGGTATTAGTATTCCTACCGCAGGGCATTTCATTTCTGCTTATGCATTAGGCGTCTGTGTCGGTGCACCTGTATTGACATTGGCTCGCAAATATCCGCTAAAACATATTCTGTTAGTATTAGTTACCTTAATTATGATAGGTAATATCTGTGCGGCTATGGCTCCCAATTACTGGGTGTTGCTCGCTGCCCGTTTTATCTCCGGCTTGCCTCATGGTGCATACTTCGGAGTAGGCTCTATTGTTGCAGAGAAACTGGCCGACAAGGGTAAAGGTTCGGAAGCCGTCTCCATCATGATTGCAGGAATGACCATTGCCAATCTGTTCGGCGTACCTTTGGGCACTTCCTTAAGTACCATGCTTTCCTGGCGTGCCACTTTCCTGCTGGTCGGTATCTGGGGAATTGTTATCCTATATTATATCTGGCGATGGGTTCCTCATGTAGAGGGTCTGAAGGATACCGGCTTTAAAGGACAATTCCGCTTTCTTAAAACTCCGGCTCCGTGGCTGATTCTCGGTGCTACGGCATTAGGTAATGGCGGTGTATTCTGCTGGTATAGCTACATCAATCCGATGCTTACCAATGTGTCCGGCTTCTCCGCAGAAAGCATTACGCCTTTAATGATCCTTGCCGGCTTCGGTATGGTAGTGGGAAACCTGATTAGCGGACGTCTCTCCGACCGCTACACCCCCGGAAAAGTAGGGACTGCCGCACAAGCACTTATCTGTATTATGTTATTGCTCATCTTCTTCCTTTCTCCCTATAAATGGGCAGCAGCCCTGTTGATGTGCCTTTGTACGGCAGGACTGTTCGCAGTATCCAGTCCGGAGCAGGTATTAATTATCCGCGTATCAAAGGGAGGAGAAATGCTGGGAGCAGCCTGCGTGCAGGTTGCATTCAATCTCGGAAATGCCATCGGTGCTTATGCAGGCGGACTGGCTGTTAGCGGTGGCTACCGTTATCCGGCTCTGGCGGGTGTGCCATTTGCTCTCATTGGATTTACTTTATTCCTGATTTTCTATAAGAAATACCAAGCAAAATATTAA
- the ychF gene encoding redox-regulated ATPase YchF produces MALQCGIVGLPNVGKSTLFNCLSNAKAQAANFPFCTIEPNVGVITVPDERLNALAELVHPQRIVPTTVEIVDIAGLVKGASKGEGLGNKFLANIRETDAIIHVLRCFDDDNVTHVDGSVNPVRDKEIIDYELQLKDLETIESRIQKVQKQAQTGGDKAAKQAYDVLVQYKDALEQGKSARTVTFETKDEQKIARELFLLTSKPVMYVCNVDEASAVNGNKYVDMVREAVKDENAQILIVAAKTEADIAELETYEDRQMFLAEVGLEESGVARLIKSAYRLLNLETYFTAGVQEVRAWTYEKGWKAPQCAGVIHTDFEKGFIRAEVIKYDDYIKYGSEAAVKEAGKLGVEGKEYIVQDGDIMHFRFNV; encoded by the coding sequence ATGGCATTGCAATGTGGTATTGTCGGACTACCGAACGTGGGTAAGTCGACACTTTTCAACTGTTTGTCGAACGCGAAAGCACAGGCGGCAAATTTCCCTTTCTGTACAATTGAACCCAATGTAGGTGTAATCACCGTTCCCGACGAACGTCTGAACGCACTGGCAGAATTGGTGCATCCCCAACGAATTGTCCCTACAACTGTAGAAATCGTAGATATCGCCGGACTGGTGAAAGGCGCAAGCAAAGGCGAAGGACTGGGAAACAAGTTCCTTGCCAATATCCGTGAAACAGACGCAATTATCCACGTACTCCGTTGCTTCGACGACGACAACGTGACACACGTAGACGGAAGCGTAAATCCCGTCCGCGACAAAGAAATCATCGACTACGAACTTCAACTGAAAGACCTGGAAACCATCGAAAGCCGTATCCAGAAAGTGCAGAAACAGGCACAGACAGGTGGTGACAAAGCTGCAAAACAAGCTTACGATGTGTTGGTTCAATATAAAGACGCACTGGAACAGGGAAAATCTGCACGTACCGTTACTTTCGAAACCAAAGACGAACAGAAGATTGCCCGTGAACTGTTCCTGCTGACCAGCAAACCGGTAATGTACGTTTGTAACGTTGATGAAGCAAGTGCGGTAAACGGCAACAAATACGTAGATATGGTACGCGAGGCCGTAAAAGACGAGAATGCTCAAATCCTGATTGTCGCAGCCAAAACAGAAGCCGACATCGCCGAACTGGAAACGTACGAAGACCGTCAGATGTTCCTTGCCGAAGTAGGCTTGGAAGAATCGGGCGTAGCACGTCTTATCAAATCGGCTTATAGACTCCTGAACCTCGAAACTTACTTCACAGCCGGCGTACAGGAAGTACGTGCCTGGACTTACGAAAAGGGATGGAAGGCTCCGCAATGTGCCGGAGTGATCCACACCGATTTTGAAAAAGGCTTTATCCGTGCCGAAGTTATCAAATACGACGATTATATCAAATACGGTTCGGAAGCAGCCGTGAAAGAAGCCGGAAAACTGGGTGTGGAAGGAAAAGAATATATCGTGCAGGATGGCGACATCATGCATTTCCGTTTCAACGTGTGA
- the lgt gene encoding prolipoprotein diacylglyceryl transferase — MNTMLLSIHWNPNPELFNLFGISIRYYGLLWAVGIFFAYMVVHYQYRDKKIEEKKFDPLFFYCFFGILIGARLGHCLFYAPGYYLSHFWEMILPIKFMPDGNWKFTGYEGLASHGGTLGLIIALWLYCRKTKLHYMDVLDMIAVATPITACFIRLANLMNSEIIGKPSDVPWAFVFERVKEYGANGEILPAIPRHPGQLYEAIAYLILFFIMIYLYKNYSKKLHRGFFFGFCLTYIFTFRFFIEFLKENQEDFENSMMFNMGQWLSVPFIIIGVYFMFFYDKKKKKIG; from the coding sequence ATGAATACCATGCTATTATCCATCCACTGGAACCCGAATCCCGAACTATTCAACCTGTTCGGCATTTCTATCCGTTATTACGGATTACTGTGGGCAGTAGGAATATTCTTTGCTTATATGGTTGTTCACTACCAGTACCGGGATAAAAAGATAGAAGAAAAAAAGTTTGACCCGCTTTTCTTTTATTGTTTTTTTGGTATTCTGATCGGCGCGCGCCTGGGACACTGCTTGTTCTATGCCCCGGGATATTACCTGTCTCATTTTTGGGAAATGATTCTTCCCATCAAATTCATGCCGGACGGAAACTGGAAATTCACCGGATATGAAGGACTTGCCAGCCACGGCGGTACATTAGGATTGATCATCGCCCTTTGGCTGTATTGCCGTAAGACGAAACTTCATTATATGGACGTGTTGGATATGATTGCCGTAGCTACTCCAATCACCGCCTGTTTCATCCGCCTTGCCAACCTGATGAACTCCGAAATCATCGGCAAACCATCCGATGTGCCCTGGGCATTCGTTTTCGAACGTGTGAAAGAATATGGAGCAAACGGTGAAATACTTCCGGCAATCCCTCGCCATCCGGGACAACTCTACGAAGCCATCGCTTATCTTATCCTGTTCTTCATCATGATTTACCTGTATAAGAATTACAGCAAGAAACTGCACCGCGGCTTCTTCTTCGGGTTTTGCCTGACTTATATCTTCACCTTCCGCTTTTTCATCGAATTCCTGAAAGAAAACCAGGAGGATTTTGAAAACAGCATGATGTTCAATATGGGGCAATGGTTAAGCGTTCCGTTTATCATCATAGGCGTCTATTTCATGTTCTTCTATGATAAGAAGAAAAAGAAAATAGGCTAA
- a CDS encoding ketopantoate reductase family protein: MKYLIAGTGGVGGSIAGFLSLAGKDVTCIARGAHLQSIQTNGLTLKSDLKGEHTLRIPATTAEEFNGKADVIFVCVKGYSVDSIVELIKRAAHKDTVVIPILNVYGTGPRIQKLVPEVTVLDGCIYIVGFVSGTGEITQMGKIFRLVYGAHHGTVVKPGLLEAIRQDLQEAGIKVELSPDINRDTFIKWSFISAMAVTGAYYDVPMGEVQKPGKIRDTFIGLSTESAALGKKLGVEFPEDPVSYNLKVIDKLAPESTASMQKDLARGHDSEIQGLLFDMIAAAEEQGIDIPTYRMVAEKFKESNH; this comes from the coding sequence ATGAAATATCTCATTGCAGGAACGGGAGGTGTAGGCGGCAGTATCGCAGGATTCTTGTCGCTGGCAGGCAAAGATGTAACTTGTATTGCCCGTGGAGCTCATTTGCAATCAATTCAAACGAACGGTTTGACACTGAAGTCGGATTTGAAGGGCGAACATACACTCCGGATTCCGGCAACTACCGCTGAAGAATTCAATGGAAAAGCAGATGTGATATTTGTATGCGTAAAAGGTTATTCGGTCGATTCTATTGTAGAACTGATAAAAAGGGCAGCACACAAAGACACGGTTGTCATCCCTATCCTGAATGTGTACGGCACAGGGCCACGCATACAAAAGTTAGTACCGGAAGTCACTGTCCTCGACGGATGCATCTATATCGTAGGTTTCGTATCCGGCACAGGAGAAATCACTCAAATGGGAAAGATATTCCGGCTGGTATATGGTGCTCACCACGGCACAGTTGTGAAACCCGGATTGCTGGAAGCTATCCGCCAAGACTTGCAGGAAGCAGGCATAAAAGTGGAATTGTCACCGGACATCAACCGGGATACGTTCATCAAATGGTCGTTTATCTCCGCAATGGCTGTGACGGGTGCTTACTACGACGTTCCGATGGGAGAAGTGCAAAAACCGGGAAAGATACGGGATACATTTATCGGACTTTCCACGGAAAGCGCTGCCTTAGGCAAGAAACTGGGCGTCGAATTTCCCGAAGACCCCGTCAGCTACAACCTGAAAGTGATTGACAAGCTCGCCCCCGAAAGTACCGCTTCTATGCAGAAAGACCTGGCACGCGGACACGATTCGGAAATACAGGGGTTGCTCTTCGACATGATTGCAGCAGCCGAGGAACAAGGAATAGACATACCGACCTACCGGATGGTAGCGGAGAAATTCAAAGAATCTAATCATTAA